In one Thermococcus sp. 2319x1 genomic region, the following are encoded:
- a CDS encoding ATP-binding protein has protein sequence MRLGSFEVWDDVMDEALDKQVAPELGDVVSGNAPEIYTDSREFFRRTYFTDSMLEIIGKLVKTLEGGERHNIFLIYSLFGGGKTHTLLTLYHAFKEPDAMLDPEVLAGHDPEKREKIRGLAERIKALGGVKIVPVYGKGRLGQPSKPLEVGPYRVRTVWGYIAHALGRYYIVERDDENATVPEIDTLRELFRGERVILLVDEIVDYFDNLYNSGSEDDRRYAKNVDNFFDRLSTALLGSGSAMVMTLPMEKKEGMFEVEKEYNREVVMAIWGAVSRVGGSELYSPLRTSGAGNELVEVLKKRIFKGINDEERVKTLTRMRSELSNTDVFGHAHNLEDELRRSYPFHPEYVDVLRTIIERTGLQRTRDMLRITRIVVRELVKNYLETGFAPSMVMPHHINLRNEKIRGMLFGKSETFMDYATIVDTDLEGDKFKDFTNPGLAEIILKYVFLKTYPFDSPVPLPGFPTADSIARGVYEPNEFDANRWLPTDIGDTVEEITASVRFVYLNKKDNVLWFWRVANVAQMVDSKAKELLEMRPGEVWNRLVEYVNRMVRERKSLTSTRGKGAKIEDHVTFFKEQYIIVAKDPQEFHDTPDYKLQVLVRDDVDERTLRKLIYAYGTGTRTYRNTVVVCYPVEGSFKPLLETTARIMACDEVTRDIEVKYGKFGEEVVKIQMNMVKDIRSKALEDLEAQIVNSFRQVAYPEDDGVRVTKAPSSSKSVVENVYSALLSKGKIVDEFDFDWLVELLRDVGVEVLRPEGYRVSELIAIIRMNTRLPMIEDSRISEAIKNAVLDLRIGLERDGEVFFKKVYNEVPSSEEEGNPPSAVKPMDLILPREVALHKQVCNLLKKEKDLIVPRGDRDFRVKTWYEVYSPSSDIGIPLRSLVTGEEDCRVKDEYLDMVLWGHIVEKREETPITEGEFEIEVEMPQVKEKPGKPVQLEVRVVPLGRDSFTVELSVNHGELDSYEVKLEDGKPVEVTWTIIMPETRTIATIEGRSPKRTHYRDVSLIPDLGTEIVETDTLKEEHKGMFLTSILDIEDVDTLGLIPENVKGIVSGSLRIDRPLWEGRFEGVDREVLAYLLREMKELFEGKAVLKADLSLLEEVMIDDLLFEKLRPLNGKVRFRLRKEED, from the coding sequence ATGAGGCTCGGTTCCTTTGAGGTCTGGGACGACGTGATGGATGAGGCCCTCGACAAGCAGGTGGCCCCGGAGCTTGGGGACGTTGTGAGCGGAAACGCCCCTGAGATATACACCGACTCAAGGGAGTTCTTCAGGAGGACTTACTTCACGGACTCGATGCTCGAAATCATCGGCAAGCTCGTCAAGACCCTCGAAGGTGGCGAGAGGCACAACATATTCCTCATTTACTCCCTCTTCGGCGGTGGTAAGACCCACACGCTCCTCACCCTTTACCATGCCTTCAAAGAGCCGGATGCGATGCTTGACCCTGAGGTTCTGGCCGGCCACGACCCTGAGAAGAGGGAGAAAATCAGAGGTCTGGCGGAGAGGATAAAGGCCCTTGGCGGTGTTAAAATCGTCCCAGTTTACGGCAAGGGCAGGCTCGGCCAGCCGAGCAAGCCCCTTGAGGTCGGGCCGTACAGGGTGAGAACCGTCTGGGGTTACATCGCCCACGCCCTCGGGAGGTATTACATCGTCGAGAGAGACGACGAGAATGCCACGGTTCCGGAGATTGACACCCTGAGGGAGCTCTTCAGGGGAGAGAGGGTTATTCTCCTCGTTGATGAGATCGTGGATTACTTCGACAACCTTTACAATTCCGGAAGTGAGGACGACAGGCGCTATGCCAAAAACGTGGACAACTTCTTTGACAGGCTTTCCACGGCCCTGCTCGGCTCCGGAAGCGCGATGGTCATGACGCTCCCGATGGAGAAGAAGGAGGGCATGTTCGAGGTCGAGAAGGAGTACAACAGGGAGGTCGTCATGGCCATCTGGGGCGCCGTCAGCAGGGTCGGCGGTTCCGAGCTTTACTCCCCGCTGAGGACTTCTGGAGCGGGCAACGAGCTCGTTGAGGTTCTCAAAAAGAGGATTTTCAAGGGAATTAACGACGAAGAGAGGGTTAAGACCCTGACCAGAATGCGCTCGGAGCTCAGCAACACCGACGTCTTCGGTCATGCGCACAACCTTGAGGACGAGCTCCGGAGGAGTTACCCGTTCCACCCGGAGTACGTGGACGTCCTCAGAACGATAATCGAGAGGACCGGCTTACAGAGAACGAGAGACATGCTCAGGATCACGAGAATCGTTGTGAGGGAGCTTGTCAAAAATTACCTTGAGACTGGCTTTGCTCCTTCGATGGTAATGCCCCACCACATCAACCTCAGGAACGAGAAGATAAGGGGCATGCTGTTCGGCAAGAGCGAGACCTTCATGGACTACGCTACCATCGTCGATACCGACCTTGAGGGGGACAAGTTCAAGGACTTCACCAACCCGGGACTCGCGGAGATAATTCTCAAGTACGTTTTCCTCAAAACGTATCCCTTCGACTCGCCCGTTCCCCTGCCCGGTTTCCCAACGGCCGATTCAATCGCGAGGGGCGTTTACGAGCCGAACGAGTTTGACGCCAACAGGTGGCTCCCAACGGACATTGGGGATACGGTTGAGGAGATAACCGCGAGCGTCCGCTTTGTTTATCTCAACAAGAAGGATAATGTCCTTTGGTTCTGGCGCGTTGCCAACGTGGCCCAGATGGTGGACAGCAAGGCCAAGGAGCTCCTCGAAATGAGGCCCGGTGAGGTGTGGAACAGGCTCGTCGAGTACGTGAACAGGATGGTCAGGGAGAGAAAGAGCCTCACCTCAACGAGAGGAAAGGGGGCGAAGATTGAGGACCACGTGACGTTCTTTAAGGAGCAGTACATCATCGTGGCGAAGGACCCGCAGGAATTCCACGACACTCCTGATTACAAGCTCCAGGTGCTCGTGAGGGACGACGTTGATGAGAGAACCCTGAGGAAGCTGATTTACGCTTATGGAACCGGTACGAGGACGTACAGGAACACGGTCGTCGTCTGTTATCCGGTCGAGGGGAGCTTTAAGCCTCTCCTTGAGACGACGGCGAGGATAATGGCGTGCGATGAGGTCACCAGGGACATCGAGGTCAAATACGGCAAGTTCGGCGAGGAAGTCGTCAAGATACAGATGAACATGGTGAAGGACATCAGGAGCAAGGCCCTCGAAGACCTTGAGGCCCAGATTGTGAACTCCTTCAGGCAGGTGGCCTATCCGGAGGATGACGGGGTCCGCGTCACCAAGGCCCCGTCCAGCTCAAAGTCGGTCGTTGAGAACGTGTACTCCGCCCTTCTCAGCAAGGGCAAAATCGTGGATGAGTTCGACTTTGACTGGCTCGTGGAGCTTCTCAGGGACGTCGGTGTGGAAGTTCTGAGGCCCGAAGGTTACAGGGTCTCGGAGCTCATTGCCATAATAAGGATGAACACCCGCCTGCCGATGATTGAGGACAGCCGCATTAGTGAGGCCATAAAGAACGCCGTTCTCGACTTGAGAATTGGCCTTGAACGTGATGGGGAAGTGTTCTTCAAGAAGGTTTACAATGAGGTTCCAAGCTCTGAAGAGGAGGGTAATCCACCCAGTGCCGTTAAGCCAATGGATCTAATCCTGCCGAGGGAAGTCGCCCTCCACAAACAGGTCTGCAATCTGCTGAAGAAGGAAAAGGATTTAATCGTGCCCAGAGGGGACAGGGATTTCCGGGTGAAGACCTGGTATGAGGTTTATTCGCCGTCATCGGACATTGGGATCCCGCTGAGGAGTCTTGTAACCGGCGAAGAAGACTGCAGGGTAAAGGACGAGTATCTCGACATGGTTCTTTGGGGGCACATTGTTGAGAAGAGGGAGGAGACCCCAATAACGGAGGGTGAGTTTGAGATTGAGGTTGAGATGCCTCAGGTGAAGGAAAAGCCAGGGAAGCCGGTTCAGCTCGAGGTAAGGGTCGTGCCCCTCGGAAGAGACTCTTTCACGGTGGAGCTCTCGGTGAACCATGGAGAGCTCGACTCTTACGAGGTTAAGCTTGAAGACGGAAAACCTGTTGAGGTTACTTGGACAATAATCATGCCAGAGACGAGGACAATCGCAACGATTGAAGGGCGGAGCCCCAAGAGAACGCATTACAGGGACGTGAGTTTAATTCCTGACCTCGGCACGGAAATCGTTGAAACTGACACCCTCAAAGAGGAGCACAAGGGCATGTTCCTGACTTCAATCCTCGACATTGAGGACGTTGATACGCTTGGCCTCATCCCCGAGAACGTTAAGGGCATCGTAAGCGGAAGCCTGAGGATTGACAGGCCGCTGTGGGAGGGCCGCTTTGAGGGCGTGGACAGGGAAGTGCTGGCTTATCTCCTCAGGGAGATGAAAGAGCTCTTCGAAGGAAAGGCAGTCCTTAAAGCAGACCTCAGCCTCTTAGAGGAAGTAATGATTGATGACCTCCTCTTCGAAAAGCTCAGGCCCCTCAATGGAAAGGTTCGGTTCAGGCTCAGGAAGGAGGAGGATTGA
- a CDS encoding tyrosine-type recombinase/integrase: MYRKHITYLKKLFRIANIPLEHNLKSPRYVGVDMTAITVQDVQTLLKIIHRVQFAKREEVSRRIANKLALGLLIMATSGLRVYELTKLPLSYIDLDKRLIRVPPSVAKTGQPRVTFITKEVRSLLKQHHKPPAP, encoded by the coding sequence ATGTACCGTAAGCACATCACGTATCTCAAAAAGCTCTTTAGAATCGCCAACATTCCGCTTGAGCACAACCTCAAGAGCCCGAGATACGTTGGAGTGGACATGACGGCCATCACCGTGCAGGACGTTCAAACCCTCCTAAAGATAATACACAGGGTTCAATTCGCGAAAAGGGAAGAAGTCTCACGAAGAATCGCCAACAAACTCGCCCTGGGCCTCTTAATAATGGCGACGAGCGGTCTTAGAGTGTATGAGCTCACTAAGTTGCCACTTTCATATATCGACTTGGACAAGAGACTTATCAGGGTGCCCCCAAGCGTCGCCAAGACGGGCCAGCCAAGGGTAACGTTTATAACAAAGGAAGTTCGGAGTCTGCTCAAGCAGCATCATAAACCACCCGCCCCATGA
- a CDS encoding DUF1156 domain-containing protein, with translation MERRFIESPRFPIWEVNEKSLKEKGPARPPYWEMVFYWTRKPLIGARAVIAGALLPEEIDENRFKTLIGLNEKTPHHLNPKIPAEWEKYFRDKRLLDPFAGFGSIPLEGLRLGLDVTAVELLPTTYVFLKAVLEYPKKFGKPLVKDVERWGNWITEQLKNDPEIRELYDDDVAVYIGTWEVKCPHCGRWTPAIGNYWLARVKDSSGYNRLAYMVPERNDEEVEIRVVDLNEVFGDVSKAKVDTKAEEIVFEGEEFVERAQKAVREGKLKEKDFRVEGERVIFKVPHANIEARKSQLTCLACGNVIKYADEEGRHYTERRKGNNEFYVKFALRKYHEGNERFARQRLLVKVKVKDGDLVFEPASREDNERLWRAKEKVKEMLEGNDPDVPTEQIPLYDSRNIWVIAYGFHRWFHLFNPRQLLTLVKIVRLIREVGKKVEEEKLKEGWDEERAFEYAEVVATYLSMAMLKYANYSSVVTVWNPSLIMGHTLSMRGIAMTWNYFEVPPYARWTGSWRQGIEHTISRSLKYLTTALASSSQKTLTDFTKTNSVKVLQGDATSLNLGEKFDVIVTDPPYADDVPYTELSDFYYVWLKRALSDSDGRKLVPRFHRSAFFKKIGPKWVEIKTQWEEFAKKEVSTNPGRFMDDENKKEKAVQHFENLFSQAFVAMREHLKDDGIIVTYYAHTDPESWANLIEAGWKRAKLQITRAIPIGTESTTSIVSRGKLSLDTSIVAVWRKTDGERKQVQISVLRSEMERKAKDSAREFIRYGYAGLDLLYGVMAAVLEEVTKYSEVLSPRGPLPTKELLNDYVYPATIRGIIEAIAEIEEGQTITSNEAVFYTAYKVLFGNKTLKPNDIILLNLATFTDSSGLIKAGVLKEKGSASKKEFTLYSVDLLGKKALDAKELQKFLYEKGINPLEPEPRNAIDVLQLLEYHALLGKSRLEEASERLRRKWSAEVEEALAIARLVSEYYTAVYGQLLAPLGGRIKADERDIEKELEKDGHFEVLLMRRLLRSIGGGIL, from the coding sequence ATGGAGAGGAGATTCATCGAAAGCCCCCGGTTTCCAATCTGGGAGGTCAATGAAAAGAGCCTCAAAGAGAAGGGCCCGGCAAGGCCGCCGTACTGGGAGATGGTCTTTTACTGGACAAGAAAGCCCCTCATCGGAGCGAGGGCCGTTATCGCCGGTGCACTCCTGCCGGAGGAGATTGACGAGAACCGCTTTAAAACTCTCATAGGCTTAAATGAAAAGACTCCCCACCACCTCAACCCCAAGATTCCGGCCGAATGGGAGAAGTACTTCAGGGACAAGAGGCTCCTCGACCCCTTCGCAGGCTTTGGCTCAATACCGCTCGAAGGGCTTCGCCTTGGATTGGACGTTACGGCCGTCGAGCTGTTGCCCACAACTTACGTCTTCCTCAAGGCCGTTCTTGAGTATCCGAAGAAGTTCGGAAAGCCCCTCGTGAAGGACGTCGAGAGATGGGGCAACTGGATTACCGAGCAACTCAAAAACGACCCCGAAATCAGGGAGCTTTACGATGATGACGTTGCCGTTTACATCGGCACCTGGGAGGTGAAATGCCCCCACTGTGGCAGGTGGACTCCGGCGATTGGCAACTACTGGCTCGCAAGAGTCAAGGATTCTAGCGGCTACAATAGGCTGGCCTACATGGTGCCCGAAAGGAACGATGAGGAAGTCGAGATAAGGGTGGTTGACCTCAACGAGGTCTTCGGCGACGTCTCGAAGGCCAAGGTGGACACGAAGGCTGAGGAGATTGTCTTTGAAGGCGAGGAGTTCGTTGAGAGGGCCCAGAAAGCCGTCAGGGAAGGAAAGCTGAAGGAGAAGGACTTCAGGGTCGAGGGCGAGAGGGTGATATTCAAGGTTCCCCACGCTAACATCGAGGCAAGGAAGAGTCAGCTCACCTGTTTGGCGTGCGGCAACGTGATTAAGTACGCCGATGAGGAGGGTAGGCACTACACCGAGAGGAGGAAAGGCAACAACGAGTTCTACGTGAAGTTCGCCCTGAGGAAGTACCACGAGGGCAATGAGAGGTTTGCAAGGCAGAGGCTCCTCGTGAAGGTGAAAGTCAAGGACGGGGACTTAGTCTTCGAGCCCGCCAGCAGAGAGGACAACGAGAGGCTCTGGAGGGCGAAGGAGAAGGTCAAGGAGATGCTCGAGGGAAATGATCCAGACGTGCCGACTGAACAGATACCCCTTTATGACTCAAGAAATATCTGGGTCATTGCCTATGGTTTCCATAGATGGTTCCACCTTTTCAACCCCCGCCAGCTCCTCACGCTGGTTAAGATTGTGAGGCTCATCCGCGAGGTGGGAAAGAAGGTCGAGGAGGAGAAGCTCAAGGAAGGCTGGGACGAGGAGAGGGCCTTCGAGTACGCGGAGGTGGTGGCGACGTACTTGAGTATGGCGATGTTGAAGTATGCAAACTACAGCTCTGTGGTTACAGTATGGAATCCATCTTTAATTATGGGCCATACATTGTCAATGAGAGGTATTGCTATGACTTGGAATTATTTCGAGGTACCTCCGTATGCGAGGTGGACCGGCTCATGGAGACAAGGAATCGAGCACACAATTTCAAGATCTCTTAAGTATCTCACCACCGCCCTCGCTTCCTCTTCCCAGAAGACCCTCACTGACTTCACGAAGACGAATTCTGTAAAAGTTCTCCAGGGCGATGCGACCTCTCTCAACCTCGGCGAGAAGTTCGACGTGATTGTAACCGACCCGCCTTATGCCGACGATGTCCCGTACACCGAGCTGAGCGATTTTTACTACGTCTGGCTCAAGCGCGCTTTGAGCGACTCCGACGGGAGGAAGCTCGTCCCAAGATTCCACAGGAGCGCGTTCTTCAAGAAAATCGGCCCCAAGTGGGTTGAGATAAAGACGCAGTGGGAGGAGTTCGCTAAAAAAGAAGTCTCAACCAACCCCGGCCGCTTCATGGACGACGAGAACAAGAAGGAGAAAGCCGTCCAGCACTTCGAAAACCTCTTTAGCCAAGCATTCGTTGCGATGAGGGAGCACCTCAAGGACGACGGAATCATCGTTACCTACTACGCCCACACCGACCCGGAGAGCTGGGCGAACCTCATCGAGGCCGGCTGGAAGAGGGCGAAGCTCCAGATAACGAGGGCGATTCCAATCGGCACGGAATCAACGACGAGCATCGTGAGCAGGGGCAAGCTCAGCCTCGACACCTCGATTGTGGCGGTCTGGAGAAAAACCGATGGAGAGAGGAAGCAGGTTCAAATCTCCGTCCTCAGGAGTGAGATGGAGAGAAAAGCTAAGGACTCCGCCAGGGAGTTCATCAGGTACGGTTACGCCGGCCTCGACCTGCTCTACGGCGTTATGGCTGCTGTGCTTGAAGAGGTGACGAAGTACTCTGAAGTCCTCTCGCCCAGGGGCCCGCTCCCGACGAAGGAACTCCTCAACGATTACGTTTACCCTGCAACGATAAGGGGCATCATCGAGGCCATCGCGGAAATTGAGGAGGGGCAGACGATAACCTCGAACGAGGCGGTCTTTTACACCGCTTACAAGGTGCTTTTCGGCAACAAGACCCTCAAGCCCAACGACATAATCCTCCTAAACCTCGCGACCTTCACCGATTCCAGCGGTCTCATAAAGGCGGGAGTGTTAAAGGAGAAGGGCTCGGCCAGCAAGAAGGAGTTCACACTCTACAGCGTTGACCTCCTCGGAAAGAAGGCCCTCGATGCCAAGGAGCTCCAGAAGTTCCTTTACGAGAAGGGCATCAACCCGCTTGAGCCAGAGCCGAGGAACGCGATTGACGTCCTCCAGCTCCTTGAGTACCATGCATTACTTGGAAAATCCCGCCTTGAGGAGGCCAGCGAAAGGCTCAGGAGGAAGTGGAGCGCAGAGGTTGAGGAGGCCCTCGCGATTGCGAGGCTCGTGAGCGAGTATTACACCGCCGTTTACGGCCAGCTCCTGGCCCCGCTGGGTGGCAGGATAAAGGCCGATGAGCGTGATATTGAGAAGGAACTCGAAAAGGACGGCCACTTTGAGGTTCTCCTCATGAGGAGGCTCCTCAGGAGTATTGGGGGTGGAATATTATGA
- a CDS encoding DUF4350 domain-containing protein encodes MQRRALFLIAILLLSLAPTIPLNFVSAAPYVPIHDIQYTTDPSGDSPYKGQTVITRGVVTAVQGSKGFFIQNGTGPWSGVYVYLRNYPMPNDLTIGSYVEVKGNVTEYHGLTELSIDKDKGNYVTVLGTAPVPEPVVLPTGNVSQEQWEGVLIKVEKVEVTNENLGYGEWEVNDGSGPVRIDDLIYKYTPQKGQKFEYIIGVVYYSFGNFKIEPRSADDIKEYIPSVKITTLTAPMVAYKGTSILIEMDIKNEGNFDENVTAVLSIGGTIVINKTLEIKAGETETVQYEWTPQNLGSYEIKAEIVGYDTKYLSIEVVEHPRIVINYLLKFYDFRYTRGLRPIFEKQYAQYSEILTELRGYGVDLGPIEDRINEINEKVKQIEEHYSKYLELKSIYWTEYPLTPVTHIRKAYFLTRETEEKIKEILPILNATLQEVRELIAQQANQTLPTENETTPGPSNITQPSNQTMNQTQITVKIVRVLIDSSHDQYYNDQKLSGLINRIKEELGWLVDVNHQEELNRELLSKYDVLIITNPREDITEEEAQAIKEWVKEGGGLLITGDWYRYVYYKSLNRVTEEFGIKFNPDELMDDDQNTGRPYFPLVGEFNFDHPATKFLNETSQLYYNGDTLEVSGNAVWVIRGYPTAYAIDGSEKVVKEKGSKPVVAAAVEVGKGRMVAYGSSKALSDDYYGRYIASNWPFLKGVLLWLAGEI; translated from the coding sequence ATGCAAAGGAGAGCCTTGTTTTTGATAGCAATTTTGCTGTTAAGTTTAGCCCCAACAATACCACTAAACTTCGTAAGCGCTGCCCCTTATGTCCCAATACACGACATTCAATATACCACCGACCCAAGTGGGGATTCACCTTACAAAGGACAGACTGTGATTACAAGGGGAGTGGTCACGGCTGTCCAGGGAAGCAAAGGGTTCTTCATACAGAACGGTACTGGCCCTTGGAGCGGTGTCTACGTGTATCTCCGTAATTATCCAATGCCCAATGATCTAACTATTGGAAGTTACGTAGAAGTCAAGGGTAATGTAACGGAGTACCACGGACTCACTGAGCTTTCTATAGACAAAGATAAAGGTAATTACGTGACTGTTCTAGGGACCGCTCCAGTTCCAGAACCCGTTGTGCTTCCAACGGGAAATGTCTCTCAGGAGCAATGGGAAGGGGTACTAATAAAAGTGGAGAAAGTGGAAGTCACGAATGAGAATCTGGGATACGGAGAATGGGAAGTTAATGACGGAAGCGGTCCCGTTAGGATAGATGACCTCATATATAAGTATACTCCCCAAAAAGGACAAAAATTTGAGTACATAATTGGGGTAGTTTACTATTCTTTTGGAAACTTCAAGATAGAGCCAAGAAGTGCAGATGATATAAAAGAGTATATCCCCTCAGTAAAAATAACTACCCTCACAGCACCAATGGTAGCTTATAAAGGCACTTCCATTTTAATCGAAATGGACATTAAAAACGAAGGAAACTTTGATGAGAACGTTACAGCTGTTCTTTCAATAGGGGGGACAATTGTAATCAATAAAACTCTGGAAATCAAAGCCGGAGAAACTGAAACAGTTCAATACGAATGGACACCTCAAAACCTCGGCAGTTATGAGATTAAGGCAGAGATTGTTGGCTATGATACAAAATACCTGTCAATAGAGGTTGTTGAGCATCCCAGAATTGTAATCAACTATCTTTTGAAGTTCTACGATTTTAGGTATACGAGAGGGCTGAGACCGATATTTGAAAAACAATATGCCCAGTATTCAGAAATCCTTACAGAGCTACGAGGTTATGGCGTAGATTTGGGGCCAATTGAAGACAGAATTAACGAAATAAACGAAAAGGTCAAACAGATAGAAGAACACTATTCAAAGTATCTTGAATTAAAGTCAATTTACTGGACTGAATACCCGCTAACGCCAGTGACCCATATCAGGAAAGCATACTTCCTTACAAGGGAAACCGAAGAAAAGATAAAAGAAATACTGCCAATATTGAATGCAACCCTCCAAGAAGTCAGGGAGCTAATTGCCCAACAGGCAAACCAAACCCTACCAACGGAAAATGAAACAACTCCGGGGCCAAGCAACATCACGCAGCCTTCAAACCAAACCATGAATCAAACCCAAATAACGGTCAAAATAGTCAGAGTTCTCATCGATTCAAGCCACGACCAATATTATAATGATCAAAAACTCAGCGGGCTGATAAACAGAATAAAAGAAGAGCTCGGATGGTTGGTCGATGTGAACCATCAAGAAGAACTTAACAGGGAGCTTCTCTCAAAGTATGACGTGCTTATTATAACAAATCCGAGAGAAGACATTACCGAAGAAGAAGCCCAGGCAATCAAAGAGTGGGTAAAAGAGGGTGGAGGATTGCTCATAACCGGGGACTGGTACAGATACGTTTATTACAAGAGCCTCAACAGGGTTACAGAGGAGTTTGGAATTAAATTCAATCCAGATGAGCTTATGGACGATGACCAAAATACAGGACGTCCGTACTTCCCATTAGTTGGTGAATTCAACTTTGATCACCCAGCTACAAAATTCCTTAATGAGACTTCACAGCTCTACTACAACGGAGATACCCTAGAGGTGAGCGGAAACGCTGTATGGGTTATTAGGGGATACCCAACTGCCTACGCGATAGATGGAAGTGAGAAGGTAGTAAAAGAAAAGGGCTCGAAGCCAGTTGTGGCAGCAGCTGTTGAAGTTGGAAAGGGAAGAATGGTAGCCTATGGATCAAGCAAAGCCCTAAGCGATGACTATTACGGAAGATACATAGCCAGCAACTGGCCCTTCTTGAAAGGAGTATTACTATGGCTAGCAGGCGAAATTTAA
- a CDS encoding DUF365 domain-containing protein, producing the protein MTTSEDAIGATFPVPKPLLGRILDEGKTVFVKPSTLRLKPGMKLVFYASHEDQGWHGEAEVESVEHFTNVEEIIKKYREELFLTPEELRKYERDRAKWHSRGRRPRPWMVVKLKNIRKYPKIVKPKRFIAVSGRYIKEGEYREILKRTGI; encoded by the coding sequence ATGACAACGAGTGAAGATGCCATCGGTGCAACCTTTCCAGTTCCGAAACCGCTTTTGGGAAGGATACTCGACGAGGGAAAGACCGTCTTCGTCAAGCCCTCGACGCTTAGGCTCAAACCGGGCATGAAGCTGGTCTTTTACGCTTCCCACGAGGATCAGGGCTGGCATGGCGAGGCGGAGGTCGAGAGCGTCGAGCACTTCACGAACGTTGAGGAGATTATTAAAAAATACAGGGAAGAGCTCTTCCTCACCCCCGAGGAGCTCAGGAAATACGAGCGCGACAGGGCAAAGTGGCACTCAAGGGGAAGAAGGCCAAGGCCGTGGATGGTAGTGAAGCTGAAGAATATACGGAAGTACCCGAAAATCGTCAAGCCGAAGAGGTTCATCGCGGTCTCTGGAAGATACATCAAAGAGGGCGAGTACAGGGAGATCTTGAAGAGGACAGGAATCTGA
- a CDS encoding aspartate/glutamate racemase family protein has protein sequence MEKVIGILGGMGPLATVDLFKRIVLKTPAKKDQEHPRIIIYNNPKIPDRTAYILGKGENPLPELIDSAKKLEKWGADFIIMPCNTAHYFADEIQKAIKIPLINMIEETASHVEALGVKRVGILATTGTIVSGIYQKALEKRGIEALVPSGEDQEKVMKAIYEGVKAGDIEPGRKLLLEVAKKLENEVEAIIAGCTEVSVALKPEDLSVPLVDPMDILAEKAVKLALGL, from the coding sequence ATGGAGAAGGTCATAGGGATTTTAGGCGGCATGGGCCCTCTTGCCACTGTGGATCTCTTTAAGAGAATAGTACTGAAAACTCCCGCAAAGAAAGATCAGGAGCATCCGAGAATAATTATCTACAACAACCCCAAGATTCCAGACAGAACTGCCTACATTCTCGGAAAAGGCGAAAATCCACTTCCAGAACTCATTGACAGCGCAAAAAAACTTGAGAAATGGGGGGCAGATTTTATAATCATGCCCTGCAATACCGCTCATTACTTTGCGGACGAGATTCAAAAGGCCATCAAAATACCGCTGATAAACATGATAGAGGAGACCGCATCCCACGTAGAGGCACTGGGCGTGAAAAGAGTCGGCATCCTTGCAACAACCGGAACAATAGTGAGCGGGATCTATCAAAAAGCCCTCGAAAAGAGAGGAATTGAAGCGCTCGTTCCCTCGGGGGAGGATCAGGAAAAGGTTATGAAAGCTATCTATGAAGGAGTAAAGGCCGGGGATATAGAACCCGGAAGGAAACTGCTTCTCGAGGTCGCAAAAAAACTTGAAAATGAAGTTGAAGCTATAATAGCCGGCTGTACGGAAGTAAGTGTGGCTCTAAAGCCGGAAGATCTAAGCGTCCCCCTTGTAGATCCCATGGATATACTGGCTGAGAAAGCCGTGAAGCTTGCCCTTGGTTTATAA
- a CDS encoding cob(I)yrinic acid a,c-diamide adenosyltransferase gives MSITTKTGDKGTTGIFTGERIAKFSPIIEANGTIDELSSFLGEAKHYLDEEFKEILEKIQIELYSLMAEIASKGEYKKVGEEEIRYLEELIEKFEREVKLEGFVVPGSTIASAKLDVCRTIARRAERRVSKVVLEYGTAKDVLRYLNRLSDLLFIMARYIELKEGKIKYVK, from the coding sequence ATGTCGATAACAACAAAAACTGGAGATAAAGGAACAACGGGAATTTTCACTGGAGAGAGAATAGCTAAGTTCTCTCCGATAATAGAGGCCAACGGTACCATCGATGAGCTGAGCTCCTTTTTAGGGGAGGCAAAGCACTATCTCGATGAAGAATTTAAGGAAATCCTCGAGAAGATCCAGATTGAGCTCTATTCGCTCATGGCTGAAATTGCAAGCAAAGGAGAGTACAAAAAAGTTGGAGAAGAGGAAATAAGGTATTTGGAGGAACTCATTGAGAAGTTTGAGAGGGAAGTAAAGCTCGAAGGATTCGTTGTTCCGGGCTCAACAATAGCTAGCGCGAAGCTTGACGTCTGCAGAACAATTGCGAGAAGGGCCGAAAGGAGAGTTTCAAAAGTGGTTTTGGAATATGGAACTGCCAAGGACGTTCTGAGATATCTCAACCGCCTGAGCGATCTGCTCTTTATAATGGCCCGCTACATTGAGCTTAAAGAAGGGAAGATCAAGTACGTAAAGTGA